The DNA window AGCTGAATCTGAACGGGATCTACACCTACATCATGAACACATACGCCTACTATCGCCATCAACAGGCTGCTGGCTGGCAGGTAAGTTCTCGTGGCGGCCACCATACCTTGCTAGGCGGTATACTCACTCACACTCGACAGAACTCAATTCGTCATAACCTTTCATTGAACAAATCATTTGACAAGGTTGCCAGATTAACCGACGAGCCTGGCAAGGGAATGAAGTGGCAAATTGTCCCAGAAGCAAGAGAGGAGATGATAAGAAACGCCTATCGCGTTGGTCGTGGTGGTCATCGTGGTTCATCTGCCCCCTCATCCCCAAACCAACTTGCCTACATCACACATGGCCCAAGAGACATGGCCTCGAGAGAAACTCCCTCTGCCCGCAGACGAAGGGCATCCCCTCCGGCATCACCACAGCCACCTGGTTCCTCTCTGCTAATTCCCCAGTCCACCCCTGATCGATCCTTTGGTAGAAACGCGACCATGATGATTGATGGTAGCCCATTACCGCGTCCTAGGAAGACGCCAGCGAGAGACTCATCGTTTTCAGTGTACAACCCTCAGTCACCCACGCTCACATCTTCATACCAGGAGGACGGAGGCTCATTCGTCACCCCAGCACCGCCCAGGATGCACCCGAAGCTTGCTCCTCCAAGCACAGCACAGAGACCAAGTCAACACATGCCCACCAGCTCACCTGCCCCTTTTTGGAAATACGCAGACATAGGTAGCACACCATTGAAACCTCTTGGTGGCTACGATGTCAGTCCTACCAAAGCTGGAGGTGTTCTCCCCCCGCAGAGTAGCAGTCCGCCAAGGGGAGACAAGTCGCCTCTTAGCAGtccttctcgacctcaaaAGTCAAGTCCACAGCCTATTGCTCAACCGGCagaggccgaagaagagcaCGGCTTTGATTTAACAAAGTTTGTTTTCCCCATGACTCACTTGAGACTGAGCTAACATAGTTACCTAGGGGGTTTCAGAGTATCGGTGCGTATCATGCACCAGTCGGCGGCGGGGCTTCTATCTTGCAAGGCCGTACttaggcttcttttctgCACTGGCGTTTTTATTTCAAGGGGGATAAGTCACGGAGCCATGATATGTACTAAACTTCTGAGTACATGATGCTGTCGACCAAGGATTTTGACGGCACTTATGAATGCAACGAGCcaacgaaaaaaaaaaaagcctcTCTCCTCGACTTGGGTGCCTGCGTGACTGAACGGTCAGCTCAACGATTCATTCGATCTTATAGACCTTTCCGCACCACTGGGGAATTCTCGCTCGACAGATAGACTCAAGAGCTCCAAGTGTGAATATGTTATATAAGAGTGAAGATCATCAGGCCAATGGCCTGGAACAGAGCCTTGGATATATACAAATGTTGAGAACGCGACTTTTGATGCAAATATGTGTGATCGCGCCACCGTGCCGCCAACCTTACCAAACCCAACCAATGCAAGGGATTTTTTTCGTGACCAAGCCACCCAGCTCCCACACGATTCATAATGGAATTCCCATGCTTTTTGTTTCACCGTTTACTTTTACACATCGGTGAGTTAGAAACTCGACCACATAATAGCATCATAAAGAATGTCGTTAAATTGTCAGCCTATCGCGCTCCAGCTTGGCCTCGCCTCTTAGGGTTTCCACGGCCAGTTCGCTTCTTGGTCTGCTGATGTTCACCACCCTCGATGAACTTGATAAGCTCATCAATGCTGCGGGAGTCAACTTGTGAACCAGGTCCCGTGCGGCCGGGGGCAGTAGCATTGGAAGCCGCCAAGCTTGAGGGATTGGTGGTAAACCGAACACCCGTTCGAAGTCTTCGAGCAGCAACGTCCTTAGCATGCTTGGCAATGTTGACAGCATTCTGGGTGAGCTGCTCCAACCAGCTCTCGGCCTCCTTGGTGTTCTTGTCCTCAGGTCCAAGTTCAGCAAGGAAGACGTTATAAGACTCTCGCATGCGAGTAACAGCTCCCTTTGAGTCACGATCTAGAGCAAGAGCCTGAGCCAgctggaagaggagagttgcAGAGTTGATCGATTGCTTGCCGAAAACAGACTCGCATACGCGCAGTGACTCCTCGAACCAGAGTCGAGACTCGTGGTAAGCCTTGAGGTTCTGGAGCATCACAGCAGCATTGTTGAGTGTTGTGATAGAATCAGGATGATCAGGGCCATAAATGACCTTCCACATCTTGAGAGCGTGTTTGGAGTACACAAGAGCACCCTTGCTGTCACCAATCTGGTGGAGGAACAGGCTCAGGTTGAGGTAGTTAAGGAGAGTCTCGGCTGAGTCGACACCAACAGTCCTCTCAGCGACGATGATAGCTTTGCGAGCAAGGtcaacagcagcctccttctcatcgagCTGGTAGTAGAGCATAGATAGGCTGTTGTAGACACGAGCGACCTCGGGATGCAAGATACCATAAATCTGCTCGTGTAGGGAAAGGGATTCCAGGAGAAGCTCCTGGCCCAGTTTCTTCTGgttttggagaagagaaataCGGCCAGCCTCAAGCGCTTCTTCTGCGAGGGCGCTGCGAGGGCACGAGTCCTTGATTAAAGGTACGAGGTCAATGACGTCTTCGGGACTGAAAGTATGCACATTGGCTggagcagcagcctcaacagGAGAAGCCTCACGAgccttgctcttcttttttttcttgctgCTACCAGTTTCTCCGTTGGTCTGGCCGTTGATAACAGGCTTCTCGACCTTTACAGGAGCAGCTTCAGCATTGGTGgcggcaacagcagcagcagcagcagcagcagtctCAGCAGTGAAACTGTAGTCCTTGGCTAGTAGCTGAATACCAATCTTCAACGACACCTCACGAAGAAGTTGCACAGGGCGAACCTGGTTGTGCCACTCCTCGTCGAGCTCATATCGGAATCGCTGGAGGATCTGCTCCTCAATGTTCTCCCGCAGACTCTCAGGTGTAACCTTCTCGAAAGACCAGTCGGCATCAGTGTAGAGACTGCGGATGGAAGGATCGAGCTCAGCAATAGGCTTCCCATTGAACCTATGTCCAAGCAGACagttgaggagatgagaaaCAGCAGCAGGAACAGCAGGGACTGGTAGGTGTCGGAGGTAAACAGCAGAAATATGCTTGAAGGCTCGGGCAACCATATCCTGGACGCAAATGTCGCGCAAGCATCGGAGTCGGCCATCACTAGAGAGCTCAGCAACCTTACCGAGGTATCTGACGTTGATACCGCGCTTGTGTAGAAGTCGGCTCAATGACTGGCCATCCATGGGGAAGCTGATCTCGGACTCGGAAAGATCCTTGAGCAGGTCAGGGATAACCTGTTCGCGGAGATATTTTCCAGCTGCCCtaacctcttcctcatcagcgGCAAACTCggccttctcttcatcagtCTGAGGAACTTGGCCACTGAAAGCATCAGGGTTAAGGGCGAACTTGAAGTCTGATAGGTTGGGCTGgttatcctcttccttggagGCTTCACCCTCgccctcgccctcttcaCCCTTGGCGTCACCCTCTGTAGCCTTGGTCTCCccctccttctctttcttttgctcAGCTCGACGGGCAACCTCTTTATCTACCCACTGCTTCAGCTTGTATCGCGAGAATGAGTCGACAAGCTCCGGTCGGAGGACCGTCATGCGGTGAGGGTAggcatcgccatcctcaggaaggccatcttcatccagcCAGGCAATGTCGAGGGGGCTGATACGGTATAGATCCAAGACATACTTGCGGGCGTCTGTACCCAACAGACCCTTGGTCTCCACACTGGCCTCCAAGTCAAATCGCTTGCCCTCCTTGTCCCAAACAGgatgcttcttgaccttcagaGCCTTGGACAACTGAGCAAAGCCGGGAGCGAACCTCTCATCAGCGGCGACGATGTCCTTGCCGTCCACAGCACCGTAGTCGATCTGGTTCTCACCAGGTTCGCGCTGCTTGAAAATACCGGGAACAATGCTCTGACCAACAATTCGCTTGCCAAGGTAGTCAACAACCACGGTGGCAGGAGTGAAAAGTCCCTCAATATCCAATTGGTTGACGAGCTTCACACCAGCGACATCTTTACCAGTAGCGACACGAGCcgcctcatcaccaccctcGGAAGTGAATGTACCAACACCGTCAGCACCGAAAGAGAAGAATATGTTGTTATAGACAAATATTTGAGCATCTCTGCATTCTGTGGGGTTCAAAGGAGCAATGTCACCCCGTGCGACCATGACGGCGCCTCGAGTAGCCGCCTCATTATAATCGGCAAAGAGCTTAGAAATAAGTCGTTCTCGGAAGACACGATCCTGAACAGTCTCGCGAGGAAGTTCCTTCGCTGACTGGAACTCTTCATTCCAGTCCCGCAGAGTGTCGGTGTTCTCGACACCATTAAGGAGGTAGGTCTCCTGAGATCGTGCAGGATCAGGAAGATGTGTGCAAAGTGTCGAGTTAGGAGAGGGAACCACCCAAGGAGCAGCGGGAATAGCGTTGGTGATTTGGAAAGTGGCGAGAGGGTCGCGTTGGTTGTTGTAGTCCTGGAGTTTTGCGAAGGACTCGGCGAAGGACGCAGAGACCAGCTCGATCAGGCTCAGCAAAGAGTGAGCTGACTGCCCTTTGGGTGCCGGACGAGGGAAGGGATCGAATTTGGCGTTGGATGACTTGTTGACGAAGAAGCCCGAAACGTGAGAGGTGATCTGATATTGCTCGCCTTCGTTGGTGGAGACAACCAAGTAGAGCAAGTGGCCACGCTGTCGGaggtgaggaggaggaggattcCAGGAAGACAAGGAGATCTGCTTCACTGTCTTGGGAGCGGGCTCAGAGGGAGGAGGGACCAACTCGGTTAGAGAGGGTACAGCCTGGAAATCGTAGTTCTGAATGGGTGACTCCTCAGTCGACTCGTTGTTGCTGACGGCCTCTGTGGCGACAGTTTCGAAGAGAGACAGTCCCGGAAGAAGGCCCTGGGCCGTGTCGCATCGGTCTCCAGAGGCACCGATAAGCTCTCGAATGCGGACAAAGTGGATGCGAGCTTCCTTCTCGGTATATGGGTCCTCAACAACATGGAATTCAGGAGTAGTGCCGAGGTCAGGAATTTCAGAGAGGGGAATGAAGTcgttgatcttctcgccGTTAAACTCGAGGTGGAAGCAAGTGTACTGGAATGCGGAGGGAAGGTCAATGATGGACTGTCGAATCTCGTGAACctgttcttgagaagagaccTGGacattttttttttgtgaGCTTGAGATTTTGCAGGGCTTCGGTGTAAGTCAATGACGGACCATAATCTGCATCTTGCTAGCATTGGCGTCGGGCAAGACGATAGTAAGGTTTATTAACGCTTTGAACCGTTAGATATCCATGTCGTCTATATCGCTAATTGGAGGGATAATTTTAGCTACCTTCAGCGCCAGcgtcaacgtcaacgtcTTGAGCTTCGGCCTCCATGTTGGTCTCGGGCTCCTCGGACGCAGCAGCTGTGAGACATGTTAGCTCGGTTCAGTATAGATAATCCAATACCAAGAGCAAGTAGGACCAGTACAGCCAAAGCAAAAGCTATATGATAGCTCCGTCAGTGGCCaaattgaggctgttgagaccCCGGACTTTACAAGCGAGCATTCGACAAGGGCGGTCTAGCTTCGCACAAAAATTATACATACCAGGCGCCTGAGCGGGAGGAGTGGTTTCCTCAGCCATATTGCCAAGATGGAGTGTTtagcaaaagaagaatagGTAATGAGGGAGGAAACCAGGCATGGGATATGCACTGGAAGACTAAGACAATCAATTGAACGACGTTGGTCGAAAGAAGGTGGGAGTAAGGTAGTGGCGGAGCGGAGGGGACGAAGAAAAAAATTGGACGGTTAATGCTCGAGTTGTGGTGGGTGCGGCGGCAATGGCCCGGCATTGCATTGGGTCCGGACACTGGAAGTATCCGGTGCTGAACACGCGACAGTGACGGTACTTTAGCCCTCCGATGCCTTGAACGGTTAAACAAGGTATAGCCCGAGTAGAGAATGTTAGGGCCCCGAAGCCGGTCGACCCCAGAGTGATTGGCGGCAACGCTAGACCGAAAGTAGATGGATGTAAATATTGGCCGATCTCTTTATGCTCCCTAGGTACTTTACctaacacaacacaacacaacataaCATaacatcttctttgtcctcaACTATTTCcaattctttcttcttcttattgaTCCAATCGTCAATACTCTCTTGGGCATCTaatattcttcttgttgctttgCTATTGCTCTAGTATCAATTCAGCTGCTTCGATATCACCCGAATGCATCTATCATGGCTGATCGCCCATCCCCGTCAGCCCACCgtttaataaaaggatatCACAGCAACCGCCAACAAGATATACAGCCTTGGACCGCAGCAAGATGCCAGCGCCTACTACGGCAACTTCAGTGTCGTCTAGTTGCTTTAAGAAAACTAGTTGATAAGGCCCGGCAaccaacgacaacaacaactcgCACGAAGCGGACGAA is part of the Fusarium fujikuroi IMI 58289 draft genome, chromosome FFUJ_chr07 genome and encodes:
- a CDS encoding related to forkhead protein; this encodes MPPSAKRASRARREPRKAVTSNADISPGDVEDSSPSRPAKRRKKVQEDEDPPAPNDDQLVSQITQHLRSQEVQASKDHANVIHEAKGDGVKAYAKVAAQDWTFYITKLNVNIGRAPETSHNSQTAGSDEDESYVHIDLGPSKMVSREHATISFDSKDEKWFLHVKGRNGAKVDSQPVKAGQAHPLTSGEVIEIGNVEMMFVLPSEITPLTVHPIYLQRAGVSVHSPQSRTSRRQPLIAPAPPEYKRPGTPPSAQSTAKSPAASTPAVMVGANGVDLSQDENQHIKPQYSYAQMITQAILNAPDGKLNLNGIYTYIMNTYAYYRHQQAAGWQNSIRHNLSLNKSFDKVARLTDEPGKGMKWQIVPEAREEMIRNAYRVGRGGHRGSSAPSSPNQLAYITHGPRDMASRETPSARRRRASPPASPQPPGSSLLIPQSTPDRSFGRNATMMIDGSPLPRPRKTPARDSSFSVYNPQSPTLTSSYQEDGGSFVTPAPPRMHPKLAPPSTAQRPSQHMPTSSPAPFWKYADIGSTPLKPLGGYDVSPTKAGGVLPPQSSSPPRGDKSPLSSPSRPQKSSPQPIAQPAEAEEEHGFDLTKGFQSIGAYHAPVGGGASILQGRT
- a CDS encoding related to translation initiation factor CluA; translation: MAEETTPPAQAPAAASEEPETNMEAEAQDVDVDAGAEALINLTIVLPDANASKMQIMVSSQEQVHEIRQSIIDLPSAFQYTCFHLEFNGEKINDFIPLSEIPDLGTTPEFHVVEDPYTEKEARIHFVRIRELIGASGDRCDTAQGLLPGLSLFETVATEAVSNNESTEESPIQNYDFQAVPSLTELVPPPSEPAPKTVKQISLSSWNPPPPHLRQRGHLLYLVVSTNEGEQYQITSHVSGFFVNKSSNAKFDPFPRPAPKGQSAHSLLSLIELVSASFAESFAKLQDYNNQRDPLATFQITNAIPAAPWVVPSPNSTLCTHLPDPARSQETYLLNGVENTDTLRDWNEEFQSAKELPRETVQDRVFRERLISKLFADYNEAATRGAVMVARGDIAPLNPTECRDAQIFVYNNIFFSFGADGVGTFTSEGGDEAARVATGKDVAGVKLVNQLDIEGLFTPATVVVDYLGKRIVGQSIVPGIFKQREPGENQIDYGAVDGKDIVAADERFAPGFAQLSKALKVKKHPVWDKEGKRFDLEASVETKGLLGTDARKYVLDLYRISPLDIAWLDEDGLPEDGDAYPHRMTVLRPELVDSFSRYKLKQWVDKEVARRAEQKKEKEGETKATEGDAKGEEGEGEGEASKEEDNQPNLSDFKFALNPDAFSGQVPQTDEEKAEFAADEEEVRAAGKYLREQVIPDLLKDLSESEISFPMDGQSLSRLLHKRGINVRYLGKVAELSSDGRLRCLRDICVQDMVARAFKHISAVYLRHLPVPAVPAAVSHLLNCLLGHRFNGKPIAELDPSIRSLYTDADWSFEKVTPESLRENIEEQILQRFRYELDEEWHNQVRPVQLLREVSLKIGIQLLAKDYSFTAETAAAAAAAVAATNAEAAPVKVEKPVINGQTNGETGSSKKKKKSKAREASPVEAAAPANVHTFSPEDVIDLVPLIKDSCPRSALAEEALEAGRISLLQNQKKLGQELLLESLSLHEQIYGILHPEVARVYNSLSMLYYQLDEKEAAVDLARKAIIVAERTVGVDSAETLLNYLNLSLFLHQIGDSKGALVYSKHALKMWKVIYGPDHPDSITTLNNAAVMLQNLKAYHESRLWFEESLRVCESVFGKQSINSATLLFQLAQALALDRDSKGAVTRMRESYNVFLAELGPEDKNTKEAESWLEQLTQNAVNIAKHAKDVAARRLRTGVRFTTNPSSLAASNATAPGRTGPGSQVDSRSIDELIKFIEGGEHQQTKKRTGRGNPKRRGQAGAR